One part of the Solanum dulcamara chromosome 8, daSolDulc1.2, whole genome shotgun sequence genome encodes these proteins:
- the LOC129899586 gene encoding histone H2B.7-like: protein MAPKAEKKPAEENPASEKPSDDKVPAEKKPKAGKKLPTKDVGAGIGEKKKKKVKKSSETYKIYIFKVLKQVHPDIGISSKAMGIMNSFINDIFEKLAQESSKLARYNKKPTITSREIQTAVRLVLPGELAKHAVSEGTKAVTKFTSS from the coding sequence CCCGCCGAGGAGAATCCGGCATCGGAAAAACCTTCCGACGATAAAGTTCCGGCGGAGAAGAAGCCAAAAGCCGGAAAGAAGCTTCCGACGAAGGATGTCGGTGCCGGTATcggagaaaagaaaaagaagaaggtgAAGAAGAGTTCTGAGACGTACAAGATCTATATATTCAAAGTGCTGAAACAAGTGCATCCTGATATCGGAATTTCAAGCAAAGCGATGGGGATAATGAACAGTTTTATTAACGATATATTTGAGAAATTGGCTCAGGAATCATCTAAACTTGCGAGGTACAATAAGAAACCTACCATTACGTCTAGGGAAATTCAAACTGCTGTTAGATTGGTGTTGCCTGGTGAATTGGCTAAGCATGCTGTTTCTGAAGGGACTAAAGCTGTTACCAAGTTTACCAGCTCTtaa